A window of Prolixibacter sp. SD074 contains these coding sequences:
- a CDS encoding succinate dehydrogenase/fumarate reductase iron-sulfur subunit: protein MADKILKKIYVKVWRQNNPSDKGRFETYEVENVSQGSSFLEMIDILNDQLIREGKDPIAFDHDCREGICGMCSMYINGHAHGPDSEITTCQLHMRKFEDGETITVEPWRAGAFPVIKDLIVDRTAFDKIQQAGGYVSVNTGGVPDGNTIPIAQVDAEEAMDAAACIGCGACVATCKNSSAMLFVAAKVSQFAKLPQGKVEAKRRAKAMVAKMDELGFGGCTNTGACELACPKNISISHIARLNREYLKAKFSD, encoded by the coding sequence ATGGCTGATAAAATCTTAAAGAAAATATACGTCAAGGTTTGGAGGCAAAACAATCCCTCCGATAAAGGTCGGTTTGAAACGTACGAGGTGGAAAATGTTTCACAGGGTAGTTCGTTCCTTGAAATGATCGACATCCTGAACGACCAGCTTATCCGCGAAGGCAAAGACCCGATTGCCTTTGACCACGACTGCCGTGAAGGTATCTGTGGTATGTGTTCCATGTACATCAACGGTCATGCACACGGCCCGGACAGCGAAATTACCACGTGCCAGCTGCACATGCGTAAATTCGAAGATGGCGAAACCATTACCGTTGAACCATGGCGTGCCGGCGCTTTCCCGGTTATTAAAGACCTGATTGTCGACCGTACAGCTTTCGATAAAATCCAGCAGGCTGGCGGTTATGTATCGGTTAATACCGGCGGTGTCCCTGATGGAAATACCATCCCGATTGCGCAGGTTGATGCTGAAGAAGCGATGGACGCAGCTGCCTGTATCGGTTGTGGTGCCTGTGTAGCTACCTGTAAAAACTCTTCGGCTATGCTGTTTGTAGCGGCCAAAGTATCGCAGTTTGCCAAGCTTCCGCAAGGAAAAGTAGAGGCCAAACGTCGTGCGAAAGCCATGGTAGCAAAAATGGATGAGCTCGGATTTGGTGGTTGTACCAATACCGGTGCCTGCGAACTGGCCTGTCCGAAAAATATTTCTATTTCGCATATCGCCCGGTTGAACCGGGAATATCTGAAAGCGAAATTCTCTGATTAA
- a CDS encoding succinate dehydrogenase cytochrome b subunit: MSSFMKASIGRKFFMSLTGLFLIVFLFVHLTLNLFLTFDKSGVLFNEAAHFMATNPIIKIIEPILALGFIIHIIWSGWITLENMKARPKGYQAGDNLLKWYAPEKNMFILGGMVLIFLIIHLFNFYVKIRFTGDPLLNQPGPGLEGGVQNSYALVSTLFIHYPVYDIIYILGGILIGLHISHGFWSAFHTIGLNNSKWMKRLKFLAHLVAFVIGAGFAYIPLYFLIKF; this comes from the coding sequence ATGAGCAGTTTCATGAAAGCCTCGATTGGGCGGAAGTTTTTTATGAGCTTAACAGGACTTTTTCTGATTGTCTTCCTGTTTGTTCACCTCACTTTGAACCTGTTCCTGACGTTTGACAAGTCGGGAGTTTTGTTCAATGAGGCCGCGCATTTCATGGCGACAAATCCAATTATTAAAATAATTGAACCAATCCTGGCGCTTGGTTTTATTATCCACATTATTTGGTCGGGATGGATTACCCTTGAAAACATGAAGGCGAGACCGAAGGGGTATCAGGCCGGCGACAATCTGTTGAAGTGGTATGCACCGGAAAAGAACATGTTTATCCTGGGAGGCATGGTGCTGATATTCCTGATTATCCACCTTTTCAACTTTTATGTAAAAATTCGTTTCACCGGCGATCCCCTGCTGAATCAACCGGGTCCCGGTCTGGAAGGTGGCGTACAAAACTCTTATGCACTCGTATCCACCCTCTTTATTCACTATCCGGTTTATGACATCATTTACATTCTGGGAGGTATTCTGATCGGGCTCCACATTTCACACGGTTTCTGGAGCGCTTTCCATACCATTGGCCTGAATAACAGCAAATGGATGAAAAGACTGAAGTTTCTGGCTCACCTGGTGGCTTTCGTCATTGGTGCCGGATTCGCTTACATCCCGCTGTATTTTCTCATTAAGTTTTAA
- a CDS encoding fumarate reductase/succinate dehydrogenase flavoprotein subunit — translation MSNIDSKIPKGPLAEKWSRHKEAIRVVSPANKRKLDIIVVGTGLAGASAAASLGELGYNVKAFCYQDSPRRAHSIAAQGGINAAKNYQNDNDSVYRLFYDTIKGGDYRAREANTYRLAEVSPNIIDQCVAQGVPFAREYGGTLANRSFGGVLVSRTFYARGQTGQQLLLGAYSALNRQIDAGSVEMYARHEMLDVVLVGGKAHGIVARDLTNGEIKRFGAHAVVLATGGYGNVFFLSTNAMGCNGSAAWQAYKRGAYFSNPCYVQIHPTCIPVHGSQQSKLTLMSESLRNDGRVWAPKKKEDAERLRKGEISPIDIKDEDRDFYLERRYPSYGNLVPRDVASRAAKERCDAGFGVNAEGKAVFLDFKYAIERLGRETIEKRYGNLFQMYEKITDVNPYENPMQIFPAIHYAMGGIWVDYNLMTSIPGLYAIGEANFSDHGANRLGASALMQGLADGYFILPYTIGDYLAGEIMVPRIETNTPEFEEAEKNVTSRLEKLYNIKGGQPVDYFHKKLGHIMWEYVGMSRNEEGLKKAIEEIAELKKEFWSNVRIPGEMNNINPELEKAGRLADFIDIGDLMARDALNRNESCGGHFREESVTEDGEAKRNDEIGCYASAWEFQGEDKEPVMHREELVFENVKLTQRSYK, via the coding sequence ATGAGCAACATAGATTCCAAAATACCTAAAGGCCCGTTGGCCGAAAAATGGTCTCGTCATAAAGAAGCTATCCGCGTAGTAAGTCCTGCCAACAAACGGAAACTCGACATCATTGTAGTGGGTACCGGACTGGCCGGAGCATCAGCTGCTGCATCGCTGGGCGAACTGGGATACAATGTAAAAGCATTCTGTTACCAGGATAGTCCGCGCCGGGCTCACTCCATTGCCGCTCAGGGCGGTATTAACGCTGCAAAAAACTACCAGAACGATAACGACTCGGTTTATCGCCTGTTTTATGATACGATTAAAGGAGGTGACTACCGCGCCCGGGAAGCGAACACTTATCGCCTGGCTGAAGTTTCTCCCAACATTATTGACCAGTGTGTTGCACAAGGCGTTCCGTTTGCCCGTGAATATGGTGGAACGCTGGCTAACCGTTCATTCGGTGGTGTACTGGTCAGCCGTACGTTTTACGCTCGTGGACAGACCGGACAGCAGTTGTTGCTGGGCGCCTACTCTGCCCTCAACCGCCAGATTGATGCCGGCAGCGTAGAAATGTACGCACGTCACGAAATGCTCGATGTTGTGCTTGTCGGCGGGAAAGCCCACGGAATTGTTGCCCGCGACCTGACAAACGGCGAAATCAAACGATTTGGCGCGCATGCAGTGGTATTGGCTACCGGAGGTTACGGAAACGTATTCTTCCTGTCGACCAACGCCATGGGTTGTAACGGTTCTGCCGCATGGCAGGCATACAAGCGCGGCGCTTACTTCTCCAATCCTTGTTACGTACAGATTCACCCAACCTGTATTCCGGTTCACGGTTCACAGCAGTCGAAACTGACGTTGATGTCAGAATCACTGCGTAACGACGGGCGCGTTTGGGCCCCAAAGAAAAAAGAAGATGCTGAACGTCTTCGTAAAGGCGAAATCAGCCCTATCGATATCAAAGACGAAGACCGCGACTTTTACCTGGAACGTCGTTACCCGTCGTATGGTAACCTGGTTCCCCGCGACGTTGCTTCGCGCGCTGCCAAAGAGCGCTGCGATGCCGGTTTCGGTGTAAATGCTGAAGGTAAAGCGGTATTCCTCGATTTCAAATATGCCATTGAGCGTCTGGGCCGCGAGACAATTGAAAAACGCTACGGTAACCTTTTCCAGATGTACGAAAAGATTACTGATGTGAACCCGTATGAAAATCCGATGCAGATTTTTCCGGCCATCCACTATGCCATGGGTGGCATTTGGGTTGATTACAACCTGATGACTTCCATTCCCGGATTGTATGCCATTGGCGAGGCTAACTTCTCTGATCACGGCGCCAACCGACTCGGTGCTTCTGCATTGATGCAGGGGCTGGCCGACGGTTATTTCATCCTGCCATACACCATTGGTGATTACCTGGCTGGTGAAATCATGGTACCCAGGATTGAAACCAATACACCCGAATTTGAAGAGGCCGAAAAAAATGTAACGAGTCGGTTGGAAAAACTCTACAATATCAAGGGAGGCCAGCCGGTGGATTACTTCCACAAAAAACTGGGCCACATCATGTGGGAATATGTGGGTATGTCGCGTAACGAAGAGGGACTGAAAAAAGCCATCGAAGAAATTGCCGAACTGAAGAAAGAGTTCTGGAGCAATGTGCGCATCCCCGGTGAAATGAACAACATCAATCCTGAACTTGAAAAAGCCGGCCGTTTGGCTGACTTCATCGACATTGGCGACCTGATGGCCCGCGATGCGCTGAACCGCAACGAATCATGCGGTGGCCACTTCCGTGAGGAATCAGTAACCGAGGATGGTGAAGCCAAACGGAATGATGAAATCGGTTGTTATGCTTCAGCCTGGGAATTCCAAGGCGAAGACAAAGAGCCGGTTATGCACCGTGAAGAGCTGGTATTCGAGAACGTGAAACTCACCCAGAGAAGTTATAAATAA
- a CDS encoding IS1380 family transposase, whose translation MSNKDTVFYRGRTAINMDFSADAVSSDGAVLLLEKLERKHRILHYFSQVIPDCRDPFRIVHPIDKLLKQRVFTMVQGYEDANDVQYLKNDPLLKDILEGELASQPTMSRFENGFDKHSVFALCNAWVDRYVLTLAGREQLVIDIDGTDDPTHGEQQLSMFNGYYGQFMYNELFFHDGDTGQIILPVLRPGNSHSNKWYVAILKRILKKIRAAYPGLKIIVRADSGFSCPAFYQLADDFGLKFAVGIAANETLKKKTARAEKAVRHLFVSNNTKHQHFISYTYQAGTWHKPQQCYSKIESTGKGLNVRHIVSNMEEADARSIYFGFYVKRGEASENRIKEVKNMCFSDRLSDHGFWPNFFRLFLSSLSYEIFLLVKEAIKKTGFEAAKKWQVDTIRASLLKIGATIKTTKRKVYYRFSKAFVHQELFRQLVFQ comes from the coding sequence ATGAGCAATAAAGATACCGTTTTTTACCGAGGCAGGACAGCAATAAACATGGATTTTTCAGCAGATGCAGTCAGTTCTGACGGGGCCGTACTACTGCTGGAAAAACTCGAAAGGAAACATCGCATATTGCACTATTTTAGCCAAGTGATTCCCGATTGTCGTGATCCATTTCGTATAGTCCACCCCATTGATAAGCTTTTAAAGCAGCGCGTGTTCACCATGGTACAGGGCTACGAAGATGCCAACGATGTCCAGTACCTGAAAAACGACCCGCTGTTAAAGGACATCCTTGAAGGGGAACTGGCCTCACAGCCCACCATGTCAAGGTTCGAGAACGGTTTTGACAAGCATTCCGTATTTGCTTTGTGCAATGCGTGGGTTGACCGCTATGTACTCACACTGGCGGGCAGGGAACAACTTGTGATCGATATTGACGGCACCGACGACCCCACCCATGGCGAACAGCAACTGTCGATGTTCAATGGCTATTACGGCCAGTTCATGTACAACGAACTGTTTTTCCACGATGGCGACACGGGGCAGATCATCCTCCCGGTACTACGCCCGGGTAACAGCCACTCCAACAAATGGTACGTTGCCATTTTAAAGCGGATATTGAAAAAGATAAGGGCCGCCTATCCCGGACTGAAGATCATTGTGCGGGCCGACAGCGGCTTCAGTTGCCCCGCTTTTTACCAACTGGCCGATGATTTTGGCCTCAAGTTCGCCGTTGGCATCGCCGCAAACGAAACACTGAAGAAAAAAACCGCAAGGGCGGAGAAAGCCGTGCGCCATTTGTTCGTTTCCAACAACACCAAGCACCAACATTTTATAAGCTATACCTATCAAGCAGGCACCTGGCACAAACCACAACAATGCTACTCGAAGATAGAAAGCACGGGAAAGGGGCTGAACGTCAGGCATATTGTCAGCAATATGGAAGAAGCCGATGCCCGGTCCATCTATTTTGGGTTTTACGTAAAACGGGGCGAGGCCAGCGAAAACCGGATCAAAGAGGTAAAAAACATGTGTTTTTCGGACAGGTTGTCCGACCATGGCTTTTGGCCAAACTTTTTTCGGTTGTTCCTCAGCAGCTTGTCCTACGAAATATTTTTACTTGTGAAAGAAGCAATAAAGAAAACAGGCTTCGAAGCGGCCAAAAAATGGCAGGTTGATACTATTAGGGCATCATTGTTGAAAATTGGGGCAACAATAAAAACGACAAAGCGAAAGGTGTACTACCGCTTTTCCAAGGCGTTCGTACACCAGGAACTGTTCAGGCAACTGGTCTTTCAATAA